In Nocardia sp. NBC_00403, one DNA window encodes the following:
- a CDS encoding YebC/PmpR family DNA-binding transcriptional regulator has product MSGHSKWATTKHKKAGIDAKRGKLFAKLIKNIEVAARTGGSDPAGNPTLFDAIQKAKKSSVPNDNIERARKRGGGEEAGGADWQTITYEGYGPNGVAVLIECLTDNRNRAAGEVRVAMTRNGGNMADPGSVSYLFHRKGVVTLEKNGLSEDDVLMAVLDAGAEEVNDLGDTFEIISDPSDLIAVRSALQSAGIDYDSAESGFQPSVSVAVDADGARKVFKLVDALEDSDDVQNVYTNVDLSDEVLAELDDE; this is encoded by the coding sequence ATGAGCGGCCACTCCAAATGGGCCACCACCAAGCACAAGAAGGCTGGGATCGATGCGAAGCGTGGCAAGCTCTTCGCCAAGCTGATCAAGAACATCGAGGTGGCGGCCCGCACAGGTGGCAGTGACCCGGCCGGTAATCCGACGCTTTTCGACGCCATTCAAAAGGCGAAGAAGTCGTCAGTGCCCAACGACAACATCGAGCGTGCCCGTAAGCGCGGCGGCGGCGAAGAAGCCGGTGGCGCCGACTGGCAGACGATCACGTACGAGGGCTACGGACCCAACGGTGTCGCGGTGCTGATCGAGTGCCTCACCGACAACCGCAACCGCGCCGCGGGCGAGGTGCGTGTCGCGATGACCCGCAACGGCGGCAATATGGCCGACCCGGGTTCGGTCTCGTACCTGTTCCACCGCAAGGGTGTCGTCACGCTGGAGAAGAACGGCCTGTCCGAGGACGACGTTCTCATGGCTGTGCTCGACGCGGGTGCGGAGGAGGTCAACGACCTCGGTGACACCTTCGAGATCATCAGCGACCCGTCCGACCTGATCGCCGTGCGCTCCGCGCTGCAGTCTGCCGGAATCGATTACGACTCTGCCGAATCGGGCTTCCAGCCGTCGGTGTCGGTCGCGGTCGACGCGGATGGTGCGCGCAAGGTGTTCAAGCTGGTCGACGCGCTCGAAGATAGCGATGACGTGCAGAACGTCTACACCAACGTCGACCTGTCCGACGAGGTCCTCGCGGAACTCGACGACGAGTAG
- a CDS encoding NADP-dependent oxidoreductase encodes MSEDKTMRAISQDVLGGPEVLIEAQLPRPVPGPGEILVRVRAAGLNPTDWRHRAVPGLFLAEPPFVLGWDVSGDVVATGIGVTLFAPGDEVFGMLPYPYGHGALAEYTTGPARAFARKPTGLDHIRAAAIPLAALTAWQALVDTADLTAGQRVLIHAAAGGVGHFAVQIAKARGAYVIGTASAANHEFLSALGVDEAIDYRTTDFAEAARDVDVVLDSIDDENSLRSLHTLRPGGLLISLRAFGPADLAAEADMLGVRAVRMLVEDDHAGMTALAQLAETGALRPTIAGTFPLADAAKAHALGDTGRTVGKLVLTVP; translated from the coding sequence ATGAGTGAAGACAAGACAATGCGTGCGATCAGCCAGGACGTTCTCGGCGGGCCCGAGGTTCTCATAGAGGCGCAACTGCCACGTCCGGTGCCCGGGCCCGGCGAGATTCTGGTTCGCGTGCGTGCGGCGGGACTCAACCCGACCGACTGGCGACACCGCGCAGTGCCCGGTCTGTTCCTCGCGGAGCCGCCGTTCGTACTCGGCTGGGACGTATCCGGCGACGTGGTCGCAACCGGCATCGGGGTGACGCTCTTCGCGCCTGGCGACGAGGTCTTCGGCATGCTCCCCTACCCGTACGGTCACGGCGCGCTCGCCGAGTACACGACCGGACCGGCACGCGCCTTCGCACGGAAACCGACTGGGCTGGACCATATTCGAGCCGCCGCGATCCCGCTCGCCGCCCTCACCGCCTGGCAGGCACTTGTCGATACCGCGGACCTCACCGCCGGACAGCGCGTCCTGATCCATGCCGCCGCGGGCGGCGTCGGACACTTCGCCGTCCAAATCGCCAAGGCCCGTGGCGCATACGTGATCGGCACCGCGAGCGCGGCCAATCACGAATTCCTGAGCGCTCTCGGCGTCGACGAGGCGATCGATTACCGGACAACAGATTTCGCCGAGGCAGCCCGCGATGTGGACGTGGTGCTCGACTCGATCGACGACGAGAACAGCCTCCGCTCCCTGCACACCCTGCGCCCCGGCGGCCTGCTGATCTCCCTGCGTGCCTTCGGCCCTGCCGATTTGGCGGCCGAGGCCGACATGTTGGGCGTACGCGCAGTCCGCATGCTGGTGGAAGACGACCACGCCGGCATGACCGCGCTCGCACAACTCGCCGAAACCGGCGCGCTGCGACCGACAATCGCCGGGACCTTCCCACTGGCAGACGCCGCAAAGGCGCACGCACTCGGCGACACCGGCCGCACCGTAGGCAAGTTGGTGCTGACGGTGCCGTAG
- a CDS encoding GlxA family transcriptional regulator: MVADASVRDDSVRHRVVVLALDGVYPFELGIPSRVFGTAPDRYEVMTCSIDGRPVATRSDFAIAVELDSSALATADTVVIPACDIAMTLDGELPPTVSDALARIRPGARIVSICTGAFVAAAAGLLDGRPATTHWNQADLFRRTFPKVHLDPDVLYVDDGDVLTSAGAAAGIDICLHLVRRDHGSEVANRVARRCVIPPWRDGGQAQYIEQPVPPSASTGTAAARHWALENLGLPLTMDDLAAHARMSKRTFARRFRDEVGMSPGRWLIQQRVFRARDLLESTDLPIDRIAGEVGFATGGSLRQHLHEAIGVSPRTYRRTFRPDPTRDVAPTP, translated from the coding sequence ATGGTGGCGGATGCTTCGGTGCGTGATGATTCGGTCCGGCACCGCGTGGTCGTATTGGCGCTCGACGGCGTGTATCCCTTCGAGCTGGGAATTCCGAGCCGGGTGTTCGGTACCGCCCCGGACCGGTACGAGGTCATGACCTGCTCGATCGACGGGAGGCCGGTGGCGACCCGCTCCGATTTCGCGATTGCCGTCGAACTCGACAGCAGTGCGTTGGCCACCGCGGACACCGTGGTCATCCCGGCGTGCGACATTGCGATGACCCTCGATGGCGAGCTGCCGCCCACCGTGTCGGACGCGCTCGCGCGGATTCGACCGGGCGCCAGAATCGTGTCCATCTGCACCGGTGCGTTCGTCGCCGCGGCCGCCGGGTTATTGGACGGCAGGCCCGCCACGACGCATTGGAATCAAGCCGACCTGTTCCGCCGCACCTTTCCGAAGGTGCATCTCGACCCGGACGTGTTGTACGTCGACGACGGCGACGTCCTCACCTCGGCGGGCGCGGCAGCGGGCATCGACATCTGCCTGCACCTGGTGCGCCGCGACCACGGCAGCGAAGTCGCCAACCGGGTAGCCCGCCGCTGTGTCATCCCGCCCTGGCGCGACGGCGGCCAAGCCCAATACATCGAACAGCCGGTGCCGCCGTCGGCCTCCACCGGCACCGCGGCCGCCCGCCATTGGGCGCTGGAAAACCTCGGATTGCCCTTGACCATGGACGATCTCGCCGCCCACGCCCGTATGAGCAAGCGCACCTTCGCTCGCCGCTTCCGCGACGAGGTCGGCATGAGCCCCGGCCGCTGGCTCATCCAGCAGCGCGTCTTCCGAGCCCGGGACCTCCTGGAATCCACCGACCTCCCGATCGATCGGATCGCAGGCGAAGTCGGCTTCGCCACCGGCGGCTCCCTACGCCAACACCTCCACGAAGCAATAGGCGTCTCCCCCCGAACCTACCGCCGCACTTTCCGCCCCGACCCCACTCGAGACGTCGCCCCGACCCCGTAG
- the pdxT gene encoding pyridoxal 5'-phosphate synthase glutaminase subunit PdxT, which produces MNASSVASPAAGAQQVPSRPTIGVLALQGDVREHVAALALCGAEPVLVRRESELAAVDALVLPGGESTTISKLLEVFELLEPLRARLRAGMPAFGSCAGMILLGSEVLDTRPDAKHLSGIDMTVRRNAFGRQVDSFETDLDFAGLDEGPIRAVFIRAPWVERAGEGVEVLATVPSGPFAGRIVAVRQGKVLATSFHPEVTGDLRVHRMFVDLVREA; this is translated from the coding sequence GTGAACGCATCCTCGGTAGCCTCGCCGGCCGCAGGCGCGCAGCAGGTCCCTTCCCGGCCGACCATCGGCGTGCTCGCGCTGCAGGGTGACGTGCGCGAACATGTCGCGGCGCTCGCACTGTGCGGTGCGGAACCTGTTCTGGTGCGCCGCGAATCCGAGCTCGCCGCCGTCGACGCACTGGTGCTGCCGGGCGGTGAGTCGACCACTATCAGCAAGCTGCTCGAGGTGTTCGAGCTGTTGGAACCGCTGCGCGCCCGGCTGCGTGCGGGCATGCCCGCCTTCGGTTCCTGCGCCGGGATGATCCTGCTCGGCTCCGAGGTGCTCGACACCCGACCCGATGCCAAGCACCTGTCGGGTATTGATATGACGGTGCGTCGCAATGCTTTCGGTCGTCAGGTCGACTCGTTCGAGACCGATCTGGATTTCGCGGGCCTCGACGAGGGCCCGATCCGCGCGGTGTTCATCCGGGCGCCGTGGGTAGAGCGTGCAGGCGAGGGCGTCGAGGTGCTTGCCACGGTGCCGAGCGGTCCGTTCGCCGGACGTATCGTCGCGGTGCGGCAGGGGAAGGTCCTCGCGACGTCGTTCCACCCCGAGGTCACCGGCGACCTGCGGGTGCACCGGATGTTCGTGGACCTGGTGCGCGAGGCGTAG